The following DNA comes from Streptomyces sp. Ag109_O5-10.
CGGCTCGTCGGCCTCGTTGACGGCCTCCTCCAGGCCGAGCTGCTCGACCAGCCACTTGTCGAACTCGATCGCGGCCCGCACCCAGCTGACCGTGGACGACACGAAGTGGTTGATGTCGACGCCCGTGCCGATCAGCATCTGGGCCTCACCGATGAGACGGACCGTGCCGTCGTCGTGGGTGTGGGTGTAGACCTTGGGCCACAGGGTCCGCCGGTTCCAGTCGTCGATGGACTCGAGCAGCTGCGGCTTCTCGTCGATCTTGTGGGGGCGGTCGTAGAACGTCCGCACCGAGAAGACGGCCTGCTCGTCCTCGCCGCGGAACATGAAGTACGTGCGGAACTGCTCCCACGGCGCCGCGAGGTCGCCCTCGTCGTCGACGACGTACTTGAGCTCCATCTGGTCGAGGAGCTGCTTCACAAGATCCTGATCCGGGACGACGGGGCCCGCCGGTCCTTGGGGCTGCGGCTCGGGCTGGCCCCCGAAGTTCGGAATCGAGGACGGGTCGATGGTCACCGTGTTTTTCCCTTCATACGGATTCCGCCATCCTCCCCCATCCGGGGCGGGGGGTGGCAACCCCTGCCCCGGCGGGTTCATCTCGCGTTGGCGCAATTCCGCTCAGAGCGTCTTTCCGGACTCCTGACCGGTGCTTTCCACGGCCTCCGCCGCCGTCGCCGGTCCCACGATCAGCCCCTCGCCGAACGCGTCCACGCGGACCGTGTCGCCGTCCTTGACCTCGCCGGCGAGGATCTCCTTGGCCAGCCGGTCGCCGATGGCGGTCTGGACCAGGCGGCGCAGCGGGCGGGCGCCGTAGGCCGGGTCGTTGCCCTCCTCGGCGAGCCAGGCCAGGGCCTCGGGGGTGATCTCCAGGGCGAGTCGGCGGTCGGCGAGGCGCTTGGCGAGCCGGTCGATCTGGAGCCGGGCGATCCGGGCCAGTTCGTCCTTGGCCAGGGCGGAGAAGACCACCGTGTCGTCGAGGCGGTTGAGGAACTCCGGCTTGAAGGAGTGCCGGACCGTCTCCAGGACCTGCCGCTTCTTCTCCTCCTCGCCGAGGACCGGGTCCACCAGGTACTGGCTGCCCAGGTTCGAGGTGAGGACCAGGATCGTGTTGCGGAAGTCGACCGTGCGGCCCTGGCCGTCGGTGAGGCGGCCGTCGTCCAGCACCTGGAGCAGGACGTCGAAGACCTCGGGGTGGGCCTTCTCCACCTCGTCCAGGAGGACGACCGTGTAGGGGCGGCGGCGGACGGCCTCGGTGAGCTGGCCGCCCTCCTCGTAGCCGACGTATCCGGGCGGGGCGCCGACCAGCCGGGCCACGCTGTGCTTCTCGCCGTACTCCGACATGTCGATGCGG
Coding sequences within:
- a CDS encoding YbjN domain-containing protein, with protein sequence MTIDPSSIPNFGGQPEPQPQGPAGPVVPDQDLVKQLLDQMELKYVVDDEGDLAAPWEQFRTYFMFRGEDEQAVFSVRTFYDRPHKIDEKPQLLESIDDWNRRTLWPKVYTHTHDDGTVRLIGEAQMLIGTGVDINHFVSSTVSWVRAAIEFDKWLVEQLGLEEAVNEADEPEDGEE